In the Euphorbia lathyris chromosome 5, ddEupLath1.1, whole genome shotgun sequence genome, one interval contains:
- the LOC136229537 gene encoding H/ACA ribonucleoprotein complex non-core subunit NAF1-like, whose amino-acid sequence MVDELSRSVSVAASELMVKEAPMELEKEGNSGDLGVLDSTIEEELGRFSLVGSSVHSADGFVVKNDQILMEETSPVAPLSSVAPDEGDCGNDGSSSSSSGGDDDSSDSESSSSLSSSSSSSDDDTEEEEEEEDDDNEEKEVKMQLNAEEVGGEIEEGEIRDVVNREKMVCNSDEEESEDAEKMAEWSDAEFSDGGDVNEEDVVKGPIKSKNEVEVLPPVPPVDATLQPHHQMMPVGIVLSTLGAQVIVEGTEKHNPLNEGSVLWITEKRSPLGLVDEIFGPVQNPYYVVRYNSETEVPAEIHQGTLISFVAEFATHVLSEKNPYKKGYDASGQNDEELTDDGEFSDDEKEAEHKRMQKMSKRGMNQQTSNDTRRNNKNRNRNGNGNQKDSMPSGASQQPYNHNQQNQQPFNHNQQNASTAATPSMNSGASFFPPFPPMVPPNGIFQPPNGGWLNPLPSQQQNAAFIPGGFSGNNMPPWPAQNQPFQQPFNLNQGPVPNGVFPGGQMNLFPNGPSPWPAMAGQNCFNPSLLGMGFQMQQPNLPIMNFGQGMMCNQPQVQQNCNLQPPQAVPSGDIRPPQQFNSGASSGRGSRPCQRGGSRGRGRGRGRFSGGRGR is encoded by the exons ATGGTTGATGAATTATCGAGGTCAGTTTCAGTTGCTGCTTCTGAATTAATGGTAAAGGAAGCTCCTATGGAGCTCGAAAAAGAGGGGAATTCAGGGGATTTGGGGGTTTTGGATTCCACTATTGAGGAAGAGTTGGGTAGGTTTAGTTTAGTTGGTAGCTCAGTTCATTCTGCTGACGGATTCGTAGTAAAGAATGATCAAATCTTGATGGAAGAAACAAGTCCTGTTGCTCCATTGTCATCTGTTGCTCCCGATGAAGGTGATTGCGGTAATGATGGAAGTAGCAGCAGTAGCAGCGGCGGAGATGATGATAGTAGCGATTCAGAAAGTAGTTCATCGTTGTCTTCTTCCTCTAGTAGCAGTGATGATGATactgaggaggaggaagaagaagaagatgatgataaTGAGGAGAAAGAAGTGAAAATGCAATTAAACGCAGAGGAAGTGGGAGGTGAGATTGAAGAAGGCGAGATCAGAGATGTTGTTAACAGAGAAAAAATGGTATGTAATAGTGATGAAGAAGAATCAGAGGATGCAGAAAAAATGGCGGAATGGAGTGATGCTGAATTCAGTGATGGTGGCGATGTAAATGAAGAAGATGTAGTGAAAGGACCCATCAAGTCAAAGAATGAAGTTGAG GTTCTCCCACCAGTTCCTCCTGTGGATGCTACATTGCAACCGCATCATCAGATGATGCCTGTCGGAATTGTCTTATCG ACTCTAGGTGCCCAAGTAATTGTTGAAGGGACGGAGAAGCATAATCCTCTTAATGAGGGTTCGGTCCTTTGGATAACAGAAAAAAGATCTCCGCTGGGGCTTGTGGATGAGATTTTCGGGCCTGTTCAAAACCCTTACTATGTAGTCAGATACAATTCCGAAACTGAGGTCCCTGCTGAGATCCATCAAGGCACTTTGATTTCTTTTGTTGCAGAGTTTGCTACTCATGTGTTAAGTGAGAAGAATCCTTACAAGAAAGGGTATGATGCATCCGGTCAGAACGATGAAGAATTGACAGATGATGGAGAGTTTTCGGATGATGAGAAAGAGGCAGAGCACAAGAGAATGCAGAAAATGTCAAAGAGGGGAATGAATCAGCAAACAAGTAATGATACCAGAAGGAATAACAAGAACCGGAACAGGAATGGGAATGGGAACCAGAAGGATTCAATGCCTTCAGGTGCTAGTCAGCAACCATATAACCACAACCAGCAGAACCAGCAACCATTTAATCACAACCAGCAGAATGCATCTACTGCCGCAACACCATCTATGAATTCGGGAGCTTCTTTTTTTCCGCCATTTCCTCCGATGGTACCGCCAAACGGTATTTTCCAACCTCCTAATGGAGGCTGGTTAAATCCTCTGCCTTCCCAGCAGCAAAATGCTGCTTTTATTCCGGGCGGATTTTCAGGAAATAACATGCCACCATGGCCAGCACAGAATCAGCCATTTCAGCAACCCTTCAATCTCAATCAAGGGCCGGTTCCTAATGGTGTTTTTCCGGGAGGGCAAATGAATCTTTTTCCCAATGGACCTTCGCCTTGGCCGGCTATGGCTGGTCAAAATTGCTTTAACCCATCCTTGTTAGGAATGGGATTCCAAATGCAACAACCTAATCTCCCCATCATGAATTTCGGACAGGGAATGATGTGTAACCAACCACAAGTCCAACAGAACTGTAATTTGCAACCACCGCAAGCTGTTCCTTCTGGCGACATTCGACCCCCTCAGCAGTTCAATTCCGGTGCATCTTCAGGCCGCGGAAGCAGGCCTTGTCAACGAGGGGGTAGTCGTGGTCGTGGTCGCGGTCGTGGTCGTTTTTCAGGTGGAAGAGGTCGTTAG